A window from Argopecten irradians isolate NY chromosome 3, Ai_NY, whole genome shotgun sequence encodes these proteins:
- the LOC138318502 gene encoding U4/U6.U5 tri-snRNP-associated protein 1-like, giving the protein MGSSKKHKEKDKDHKRKRRHRSRSRSRERKRHRDDRGDYGHEDHYDDDGYPRDVETYDYNHGSSSNVDKSQPATSSGNAEASLSIEETNRIRAKLGLKPLEVNSGVSKDGEQKKPDEDVHKPAISITQEKHTQKLREKMERMKEKRRLTEKLSNVKTLGESDSEDDMVAWVRKNRKAQKDREKAEKTAKMLEEMDEEFGIGNLVDEEFQTKPKNNYTSKDLKGLKVQHNTERFKEGKTVILTLQDKGVLDDDDDDTLVNVNMIDEEVTEKNLENKKKKPEYQPYDEADKDEYGMFKPVNVLEKYDEEIDGTKKETFTLESGGKYNTEQDRQMEKIREQLQQQSHDLGLGVSLNVAKEYFTAEEMAAKATFKKRKKKDKKIRKKTVLKADDLEPLEDDANDVGSRSRGRGRHVDPDDVEVKTEPSWYDTSDSSVTRAPVVIDYGHQHIIPGLDIPVVKQETTASAPIPPRPQDEDELQEPDEDLSSIPFVEDEAENELQSALSKARRIKMTKEKSKIQKVAAKIAEERTIKTEQEMDEDKEESNIVLNSTSEFCRTLGDIPTYGQSGNRDEEKEELMDFERELMEDRRRQEEEEATGWNRVEIDETPVDIQGEEKAVLDDEPVVNQGVGAALELAMKKGYLQKEVVKQNTSSKREELEAQNYSIEDKRYDDIDDKYRKRGDRYGGGGMLTDFKEKDLYKPDVKLEYVDNDGRKLNAKEAFRQLSHRFHGKGSGKKKQEKRQKKLEEEQLMKTMSSTDTPLGTLNLLKEKQKSEKSSYVVLTGNKGFTSTSIVKT; this is encoded by the exons CCCAGCCAGCGACATCATCAGGAAATGCAGAGGCATCACTTAGTATAGAGGAGACAAA TCGAATCCGAGCCAAACTGGGACTGAAGCCACTTGAAGTGAACTCAGGAGTGTCTAAAG ATGGGGAGCAAAAAAAGCCAGATGAGGATGTACATAAACCGGCTATTAGCATTACTCAGGAAAAGCATACACAAAAGCTTCGGGAAAAGATGGAACGGATGAAGGAAAAGAGAAGACTTACTGAAAAACTAAg CAATGTAAAGACATTGGGAGAAAGTGATTCAGAGGATGATATGGTTGCCTGGGTGAGGAAAAACAGGAAGGCACAAAAGGATAGAGAAAAGGCTGAAAAAACG GCCAAAATGTTAGAGGAGATGGATGAAGAGTTTGGTATTGGTAATCTGGTCGATGAGGAATTCCAAACGAAACCAAAGAAT AATTACACTTCCAAAGATCTGAAAGGTCTGAAGGTACAACACAACACAGAGAGGTTCAAAGAGGGCAAGACGGTCATCCTTACACTGCAGGACAAAG GTGTCTtggatgacgatgatgatgacaCTCTTGTGAATGTCAATATGATTGATGAAGAGGTAACAGAGAAAAACTTAGAGAATAAGAAGAAGAAACCCGAGTACCAACCTTACGATGAAGCAGATAAAGACGAATATGGAATG tTTAAACCTGTCAATGTTTTGGAAAAATATGATGAAGAAATTGATGGTACAAAGAAGGAAACATTTACACTCGAGTCAGGAGGAAAATACAATACAGAACAAGATAGACAAATGGAGAAAATACGAGAACAGCTGCAACAACAAAGT CATGATCTTGGTCTGGGAGTGTCATTAAACGTGGCTAAAGAATACTTCACAGCAGAGGAAATG GCAGCAAAAGCTACTTTTAAGAAGCGCaagaaaaaagataagaaaatccGCAAGAAGACCGTGTTGAAAGCCGATGACCTTGAACCTCTAGAAGATGATGCTAATGATGTTGGTTCAAG ATCCCGCGGACGAGGTCGTCATGTAGATCCGGATGATGTTGAAGTGAAAACTGAGCCGTCATGGTATGATACCTCAGACTCTAGTGTTACGAGGGCTCCAGTTGTTATCGACTACGGACATCAACATATCATTCCAGGTCTTGATATCCCGGTTGTGAAACAAGAAACGACAGCATCCGCCCCAATTCCTCCAAGGCCACAGGACGAGG ACGAGCTACAGGAGCCTGATGAGGACCTGTCTAGCATACCTTTTGTGGAGGATGAAGCTGAAAATGAACTACAGAGTGCATTATCAAAGGCTCGGCGAATCAAAATGACAAAGGAAAAATCTAAAATACAGAAG GTAGCAGCCAAAATTGCTGAAGAACGCACCATAAAAACAGAACAGGAGATGGATGAAGACAAAGAGGAAAGCAACATCGTACTTAACTCTACCTCGGAGTTCTGTCGGACACTCGGTGATATCCCCACCTATGGTCAGTCTGGAAATCGTGACGAGGAGAAGGAAGAGCTGATG GACTTTGAGCGAGAGTTAATGGAAGACCGGAGGAGACAAGAAGAGGAAGAAGCGACTGGCTGGAACAGAGTAGAGATCGATGAAACACCTGTTGATATTCAG GGCGAGGAAAAGGCTGTTCTGGATGATGAACCAGTAGTAAACCAGGGAGTTGGAGCTGCCTTGGAGTTGGCCATGAAAAAAG GTTACCTACAGAAGGAAGTGGTCAAACAGAACACATCGTCCAAACGGGAGGAGCTTGAGGCACAAAACTACTCCATAGAGGACAAACGATACGA TGACATTGATGACAAGTACAGGAAGCGAGGTGATCGGTACGGAGGTGGTGGCATGTTGACTGACTTTAAAGAAAAAGACTTATACAAACCTGATGTCAAGTTAGaatatgttgataatgatggaCGTAAATTGAATGCAAAGGAGGCATTCCGACAGTTGTCTCACAGATTCCACGGCAAGGGTTCAGGCAAGAAAAAGCAGGAGAAGAGACAGAAAAAACTGGAAGAGGAACAG TTGATGAAGACAATGAGTTCCACAGACACACCACTTGGCACACTTAATCTACTCAAGGAGAAACAGAAATCGGAGAAATCATCCTATGTCGTCCTCACTGGAAACAAGGGATTCACATC GACCTCTATAGTTAAAACCTAG